In Nocardioides nitrophenolicus, the genomic window AGAGCCATGCTCAAAGACTAGTTTCCCTGTTGAATTAAATGTGTTTGCGTCTCCGCATGTGGACTAGGTTGAGTGACTAACAGCCCTTTGAGTGAAGGAAGCCCATGACGACCACCACCTCCACCAGCACCATCGACGTCGCGACCCTGCACGCCTGGCTGGCCGACGGCGACGAGCTCGCCGTCATCGACGTCCGCGACCGGGCCACCGTCGGCTACGCCTCGCCGCTGTTCACCACGAACCTGCCGGCCGACGAGCTGCTCGACACCATCGACCGGTTCGTGCCCCGCCGGGTCGTGCGCACCGCCCTCATCGACGGCGGCGACGGCACGGCCGAGCGCCTCGCCGCCCAGCTGAGCGAGCGCGGATGGACCCGGATCGTCGCCGTCGAGGGCGGGATCCCGGCCTGGCTCGCGTCCGGCGAACGGCTGCCCACCTTCGACGTACCCGGCAACGACTTCACCCTCGCCGTCAGCCAGGAACAGGGCACCCCGGTCACCACCGTCGCCGAGCTCACCGCCCTGCGCGAAGCGGGCGAGGACGTCGTCGTCATCGACACCCGGACCCTGCCGGAGTTCGCCGACGGACACGTCCCCGGCGCGATCGGCGTACCGGGGGCGGAGCTGCTGCTGCGCTTCGCCGACGTCGTACCGGACCCGAGCACGCGGGTCGTCGTCTCCTGCGCCGGCCTGGCCCGCGCCATCCTCGGCGCCCAGACCCTGATCGACGCGGGCGTCGCGAACCCCGTGTCCTTCCTGTACGACGGCACCCGGGCCTGGACCGACGCCGGCGGCGAGCTCGAGACCGGCGCCACCGCCGTCTACGACGCCGCCAGCGCGACCGCCCTCGCGGCGACCTCCGAGCGGGTCGCGGCGATCTCCGCCGACGACAGCTTCCCGCGGATCGACCTGGCGACCGCCGAGGACTGGGCCGCGGACCCGGACCGCACGACGTACCTGCTCGACGTACGCACGCCGGAGGAGTACGCCGCCGACCATCTCCTCGGCTCGCTCTCCTCCGAGGGCGGTCAGCTGCTCGGCGTCGCCTACCGCACCATCGCCGTCCGCGGCGCCCGGGTGGTGCTGATCGACGACCTGCTCGGCGCCCGCGCCGCCGTCGTCGCGCACTGGCTCCAGCGCCGCGGCTTCGAGATCGCCCTCCTGCTCCACCCCTTCCCCCGACCCGGCTCGAAGTAGCCCCCGATAGTGCGCGACCCGGCACAAACTGGCCTCGGAATTGGCCCGACCCGGCACAAACTGGCTCCCGAAAGGGCCCGACCCGGCGCGAGGTAACTCGCGCCGGGTCGGCGGGATTTCAGGACCACTTCGAGCCGGGTCGGCGGGATTTCCGAGCCAGTTCGAGCCGGGTCGGCGGGATTTCAGAGCCAGTTCGAGCCGGGTCAGCGGGAGGTCACCAGGTCGCGGCCGGCGATCGCGGCCAACAGGTCCCGGGTGTAGGCGTGCTGCGGGCGGTCGAAGACGTCGCCGATCGCGCCGGCCTCGACGATGCGGCCCTCCTGCATCACCGCGACGTGGTCGGAGATGGCCCGGACCACCGCGAGGTCGTGGGAGATGAAGACATAGGTCAGGTCCCGCTCGGCCTGGAGCTGGCCGAGCAGCTCCAGGATCTGCGCCGCCACCGATACGTCGAGCGCCGAGATCGGCTCGTCGAGTACGACGACCTGCGGCTCGCAGACCAGCGCCCGGGCGATCGCGACCCGCTGCCGCTGGCCGCCGGAGAGCTCCCGGGGGTGCCGGTTGACGAAGTCGGCCGGCAGCGCGGCCGCTTCGAGGGCGGCGACGACCTGGTCCTCGTGGGGCCGCTTGCCGCCCCTCCCCCAGCGCGGTCCGCCGGAGCCGATGGCGGCGCGCAGCGGCTCGTCGACGACGTCGTAGACGCCGAAGCGGGGATCGAAGGAGGAGTACGGGTTCTGGTAGACGATCTGGATGTCCTTGCGCAGCGGCCGGAACTGGCGCGGGCCGAGCCCGGTGACGTCGGTGCCGAGGATCTCGACCCGGCCGGACGTCGCGGGGGTGAGCCCGGTCAGCACCCGGGCGGTGGTCGACTTGCCCGAGCCGGACTCCCCGACGATCGAGAAGGTCTCCCCGCGGCGCACCTCGAACGACGAGTCGTCGACCGCGACGAAAGCGTCGTACTCCTTGCGCAGGCCCTCGACCCGGACCACCACCTCGCGCCCGGACGTCGGCGCGACCCGCTCCCGGCCGCGCTCCAGCCGGGAGGTGACGGCGCCGAGCAGCCGGCGGGTGTACTCGTGCCGCGGGTCCGCGATCATCTCGGCGGTCGGCCGCACCTCGACCAGCCGGCCGTCCTGCATCACGCCGATCCGGTCGGAGCGGTCGGCGGCGACGCCCAGGTCGTGGGTCACCAGTACGACGGCCGTCCCGAGCCGGGCGCGCAGGTCGTCGATCAGGTCGAGGACCTGCTTCTGCACGGTCGCGTCCAGGCCGGAGGTCGGCTCGTCGGCGATGATCAGGTCGGGCTCGGCGGCGACCGCTGCGGCGATCAGCACCCGTTGGCGCATGCCGCCGGACAGCTCGTGGGGGTACTGCCGGTAGCGCCGCTCGACGTCGGTGAACCCGACCAGCTCGAACAGCTCGTGCACCCGCGCCAGCCGGGCGGCGGCGTCGAGCGTGGTGTGCAGGCGCAGTACGTCGTCGACCTGGTGGCCCACCCGGCGGACCGGGTCGAGGGAGACGGTCGGGTCCTGCGGGATCAGCGCGATGGCGCGGCCCCGTACGTCGCGCCAGCCGGCCGGCGACAGGTCGGTGAGCACCTGGTCGCGGAAGTGGATCCGGCCGCCAGTCACCCGGCCGTTGGCGGGCAGCAGGCCGAGGATGGCCTGCCCGGTGGTGGTCTTGCCGGAGCCCGACTCCCCCACCAGGGCGAGGACCTCGCCCTCCGCCAGCTCCAGGTCGACCCCGTGGACGACGGTCTTCGCGCGGCCGGCGATCTCGTAGGCGACCTCGAGTCCCTCCACGCGCAGCAGGGCGGTCATGACTGGTCTCCCTTGGTCAGGTGGTGCGAGATGTGGTTGGTCGCGAGCACCACTGCCACGATCACCAGGCCGGGGTAGAGCGTCAGCCAGCCCCGGGTGGCGATGTAGCGCCGTCCCTCCGACACGAGCAGGCCCCACTCCGGCTCGGGCGGCTGGGTGCCGAGACCCAGGAAGTTGAGGGACGCGATCCAGATGATCGCGATCCCGAACTGCACGGTCACCAGCGCGATCGTCGGCGCCAGCGAGTTCGGGATGACGTGGCGCCGCAGGATGTCGAAGGTCGTCGTCCCACTGGTGGTGGCGGCCTCGACGTAGCTGCTGGTGCGCGCCTTGAGCACCTCGGCCCGGATCAGCCGGGTGAAGGTCGCGGTCAGGGTCAGCCCGACCGCGATCGCCGCCTGGACGATGCCGAAGCCGAGCAGCACCACGATGCAGATCGCGAACAGGAAGCCCGGGATCGCCAGGAACACGTCGATCGCCCGGCCCACCAGGTTGTCGACGAAGCCGCCGAACCAGCCGGCGATCGCGCCGACCAGGGAGCCGACGACCGCGCCGACGCCGACCGCGATCAGCGATCCGGTCAGGGACGCCCGGGAGCCGTGGACCACCCGGGCGTACACGTCGCGACCGAGGTGGTCGGTGCCGAACCAGTGCGCCCCCGAGGGCGGCTGGAGCTTGTTGCGCGGGTCGACCGCCACCGGGTCGTAGTGGGTGAACAGGCCGGGGAACAGCGCCCACGCGATGACGGTGAGCACGATGGCGCCGGCCAGCAGCAGGCTCCAGTGCCGCGCCGCCCACCGTACGACGTACGACGCGGTGA contains:
- a CDS encoding ABC transporter permease, which produces MTITLDQTGTPADESAAGRVTASYVVRWAARHWSLLLAGAIVLTVIAWALFPGLFTHYDPVAVDPRNKLQPPSGAHWFGTDHLGRDVYARVVHGSRASLTGSLIAVGVGAVVGSLVGAIAGWFGGFVDNLVGRAIDVFLAIPGFLFAICIVVLLGFGIVQAAIAVGLTLTATFTRLIRAEVLKARTSSYVEAATTSGTTTFDILRRHVIPNSLAPTIALVTVQFGIAIIWIASLNFLGLGTQPPEPEWGLLVSEGRRYIATRGWLTLYPGLVIVAVVLATNHISHHLTKGDQS
- a CDS encoding rhodanese-like domain-containing protein — translated: MTTTTSTSTIDVATLHAWLADGDELAVIDVRDRATVGYASPLFTTNLPADELLDTIDRFVPRRVVRTALIDGGDGTAERLAAQLSERGWTRIVAVEGGIPAWLASGERLPTFDVPGNDFTLAVSQEQGTPVTTVAELTALREAGEDVVVIDTRTLPEFADGHVPGAIGVPGAELLLRFADVVPDPSTRVVVSCAGLARAILGAQTLIDAGVANPVSFLYDGTRAWTDAGGELETGATAVYDAASATALAATSERVAAISADDSFPRIDLATAEDWAADPDRTTYLLDVRTPEEYAADHLLGSLSSEGGQLLGVAYRTIAVRGARVVLIDDLLGARAAVVAHWLQRRGFEIALLLHPFPRPGSK
- a CDS encoding dipeptide ABC transporter ATP-binding protein is translated as MTALLRVEGLEVAYEIAGRAKTVVHGVDLELAEGEVLALVGESGSGKTTTGQAILGLLPANGRVTGGRIHFRDQVLTDLSPAGWRDVRGRAIALIPQDPTVSLDPVRRVGHQVDDVLRLHTTLDAAARLARVHELFELVGFTDVERRYRQYPHELSGGMRQRVLIAAAVAAEPDLIIADEPTSGLDATVQKQVLDLIDDLRARLGTAVVLVTHDLGVAADRSDRIGVMQDGRLVEVRPTAEMIADPRHEYTRRLLGAVTSRLERGRERVAPTSGREVVVRVEGLRKEYDAFVAVDDSSFEVRRGETFSIVGESGSGKSTTARVLTGLTPATSGRVEILGTDVTGLGPRQFRPLRKDIQIVYQNPYSSFDPRFGVYDVVDEPLRAAIGSGGPRWGRGGKRPHEDQVVAALEAAALPADFVNRHPRELSGGQRQRVAIARALVCEPQVVVLDEPISALDVSVAAQILELLGQLQAERDLTYVFISHDLAVVRAISDHVAVMQEGRIVEAGAIGDVFDRPQHAYTRDLLAAIAGRDLVTSR